One window of Sinorhizobium numidicum genomic DNA carries:
- a CDS encoding GFA family protein codes for MHSRTATCSCGQLGIEVQGEPLGVGLCHCLACQRRTGSVFAALAAFAAPYKVSGTATEYVRVGDQGARFRFRFCPVCGTNLFHTEEGYEQSSVAVAVGAFADPGFPPPQDSVYDCRRHPWVQLPPGTKTYEKDPS; via the coding sequence ATGCACTCTCGAACAGCCACTTGTTCCTGCGGCCAGTTGGGCATCGAAGTTCAAGGAGAACCGCTCGGAGTCGGCCTTTGCCACTGCCTTGCCTGCCAGCGCCGGACAGGCAGCGTCTTCGCCGCGCTCGCCGCCTTTGCCGCCCCATACAAGGTCTCGGGCACGGCAACCGAGTACGTCCGCGTCGGCGACCAGGGTGCCCGTTTCAGGTTTCGCTTCTGCCCCGTTTGCGGGACGAACCTGTTCCACACAGAAGAAGGTTACGAACAATCATCCGTGGCTGTCGCCGTCGGCGCGTTTGCCGACCCGGGTTTTCCGCCGCCGCAGGATTCGGTTTATGACTGCCGGCGACATCCCTGGGTTCAATTGCCACCGGGAACGAAGACCTACGAAAAGGATCCGAGCTGA